A section of the Streptomyces sp. V3I8 genome encodes:
- a CDS encoding alpha-L-rhamnosidase: protein MISRRNILAGTAAAMAVTATAAGSGSAVAAPVSAPAGAGARRGALRVTAPTVEYVRNPLGTDARHPRLSWPSASDEAGARQSAYQLHVASSAARLARPDVWDSGKVTSGDSVLVPYAGPELKPRTRYFWSVRVWDTDGGVSSWSEPSWWETGLMDAAQWSADWVCAPPVLTDAPSLEGSAWIWFAAGDPANSVPAGTRWFRRTFESADAVTAATLALSADNVYAVSLNGAEVARTDLETDHDGWRRPAVVEVLAQLRTGRNVLAVAATNASEGPAGLVAALTLRTAAGERRIVTDGSWRSTDQEPAAGWRGLDFDDTGWPTAKVAAAWGGGPWGRVVPASYAANQLRHEFRLPPKKVARARLYATALGVYEAHLNGRRVGRDQLAPGWTDYRERVQYQTYDVTTLVRSGANAFGACVAPGWYAGDVGMFGPHQYGERPALRAQLEVEYADGTREQITSGTGWRATAGPIVSADLLGGETYDARKETAGWTSPGFDDSAWLDVVRAADDAAPPLIVAQVDGPVRVAKELPVKKVTQPGPGVFVFDLGQNMVGSVRLRVSGAAGTTVRLRHAEVLNPDGTLYTANLRTAAATDTYTLKGGGEETYEPRFTFHGFRYVEVTGFPGTPPAGALTGRVMHTSAPFTLDFETDVPMLNTLHSNITWGQRGNFLSVPTDTPARDERLGWTGDINVFAPTAAYTMESARFLTKWLVDLRDGQTAEGAFTDVAPMVGTVGNGVAGWGDAGVTVPWSLYRAYGDRQVLEDAWQSVQDWLKYLERNSDGLLRPASGYGDWLNIADETPKDVVATAYFAHSADLAARIAGELGKDPAPYADLFARIRTAFQEAYVGAGGRVKGDTQTAYVLALSMDLLPDGLREAAADRLVALIEAKDWHLSTGFLGTPRLLPVLTDTGHTDVAYRLLVQRSFPSWGYQIDKGATTMWERWDSIRPDGSFQDAGMNSFNHYAYGSVGEWMYANIAGIAAGGPGYREIVVRPRPGGGVTSARATFASVHGPVSTQWRQRSDGFTLTCSVPPNTTAEVWIPADAPAAVTHTTAAFLRSEDGCAVYRVGSGTHRFTT from the coding sequence GTGATCAGCAGGAGGAACATCCTCGCGGGTACGGCAGCCGCGATGGCCGTCACGGCGACGGCCGCCGGCAGTGGATCCGCGGTGGCCGCGCCCGTGTCCGCACCGGCCGGGGCAGGTGCGCGGCGCGGCGCCCTGCGCGTCACCGCGCCGACCGTCGAGTACGTCCGCAACCCCCTCGGCACCGACGCGCGACACCCCCGGCTCAGCTGGCCGTCGGCCTCGGACGAGGCGGGCGCGCGCCAGAGCGCCTACCAGCTCCATGTCGCCTCCAGCGCCGCACGCCTCGCCCGTCCCGATGTCTGGGACAGCGGGAAGGTCACGTCCGGCGACTCCGTCCTCGTCCCGTACGCGGGCCCCGAACTCAAGCCCCGTACCCGCTACTTCTGGTCCGTGCGCGTGTGGGACACCGACGGCGGCGTCTCCTCCTGGAGCGAGCCGTCGTGGTGGGAGACCGGGCTCATGGACGCCGCGCAGTGGTCCGCGGACTGGGTCTGCGCTCCCCCCGTCCTCACCGACGCGCCCTCCCTCGAAGGCAGCGCCTGGATCTGGTTCGCCGCGGGCGATCCGGCCAACAGCGTGCCGGCGGGCACCCGTTGGTTCCGCCGCACCTTCGAGTCCGCGGACGCGGTCACGGCGGCGACCCTGGCCCTCAGCGCGGACAACGTGTACGCCGTCTCCCTGAACGGCGCCGAGGTGGCCCGCACCGATCTCGAGACGGACCACGACGGCTGGCGCCGCCCCGCCGTCGTCGAGGTCCTCGCCCAGCTGCGTACGGGCCGCAACGTCCTCGCGGTCGCGGCCACCAACGCGTCCGAAGGGCCCGCGGGTCTGGTCGCCGCCCTCACCCTGCGGACGGCGGCCGGCGAACGGCGGATCGTCACCGACGGCTCCTGGAGATCGACGGACCAGGAGCCCGCCGCCGGCTGGCGGGGGCTCGACTTCGACGACACCGGCTGGCCGACGGCGAAGGTGGCGGCCGCGTGGGGCGGCGGGCCGTGGGGCAGGGTCGTCCCCGCCTCCTACGCGGCCAACCAGCTGCGGCACGAGTTCCGGCTGCCGCCCAAGAAGGTGGCACGGGCCCGGCTGTACGCCACGGCCCTCGGCGTGTACGAGGCGCACCTCAACGGCCGCCGTGTGGGCCGCGACCAGCTCGCCCCCGGCTGGACCGACTACCGCGAACGCGTCCAGTACCAGACCTACGACGTCACCACGCTGGTGCGCTCCGGCGCCAATGCCTTCGGCGCCTGTGTGGCGCCGGGCTGGTACGCGGGCGATGTCGGCATGTTCGGACCGCATCAGTACGGTGAACGCCCGGCGCTGCGCGCCCAGTTGGAGGTCGAGTACGCCGACGGGACGCGTGAGCAGATCACTTCGGGGACCGGCTGGCGGGCCACCGCGGGACCGATCGTCTCCGCCGACCTGTTGGGCGGCGAGACGTACGACGCGCGCAAGGAGACCGCCGGCTGGACCTCGCCCGGCTTCGACGACTCGGCCTGGCTCGACGTGGTGCGTGCCGCGGACGACGCCGCTCCCCCGCTGATCGTCGCCCAGGTGGACGGCCCGGTCCGGGTCGCCAAGGAACTGCCGGTCAAGAAGGTGACCCAGCCCGGACCGGGTGTCTTCGTCTTCGACCTGGGCCAGAACATGGTCGGTTCGGTCCGACTGCGCGTCTCGGGGGCGGCCGGTACGACCGTCCGGCTCCGGCACGCCGAGGTGCTCAACCCGGACGGCACCCTCTACACGGCGAACCTGCGGACCGCCGCGGCGACCGACACGTACACCCTCAAGGGCGGTGGCGAGGAGACCTACGAGCCGCGGTTCACCTTCCACGGCTTCCGCTACGTCGAGGTGACCGGCTTCCCCGGTACCCCGCCGGCGGGCGCCCTGACCGGCCGCGTCATGCACACGTCCGCCCCCTTCACCCTCGACTTCGAGACCGACGTACCGATGCTCAACACGCTGCACAGCAACATCACCTGGGGGCAGCGCGGCAACTTCCTCTCCGTTCCGACGGACACGCCCGCGCGCGACGAACGGCTCGGCTGGACGGGTGACATCAACGTCTTCGCGCCGACCGCCGCGTACACGATGGAGTCCGCCCGCTTCCTCACCAAGTGGCTCGTGGACCTGCGCGACGGGCAGACCGCGGAGGGCGCCTTCACCGATGTGGCACCCATGGTCGGCACGGTCGGCAACGGGGTGGCCGGCTGGGGCGACGCGGGTGTCACGGTTCCCTGGTCCCTGTACCGGGCCTACGGCGACCGGCAGGTCCTGGAGGACGCCTGGCAGTCCGTCCAGGACTGGCTGAAGTACCTGGAGAGGAACAGCGACGGGCTGCTGCGGCCGGCGAGCGGGTACGGCGACTGGCTGAACATCGCCGACGAGACGCCCAAGGACGTCGTCGCCACCGCGTACTTCGCCCACAGCGCCGACCTCGCCGCCCGCATCGCCGGTGAACTCGGCAAGGACCCCGCCCCGTACGCGGACCTGTTCGCGCGCATACGCACCGCGTTCCAGGAGGCCTACGTCGGCGCCGGCGGCAGGGTGAAGGGCGACACGCAGACCGCCTACGTCCTCGCCCTGTCGATGGACCTGCTGCCGGACGGCCTGCGCGAGGCGGCCGCCGACCGGCTGGTGGCACTGATCGAGGCCAAGGACTGGCACCTGTCGACGGGCTTCCTCGGTACGCCGCGCCTGCTGCCCGTCCTGACCGACACGGGGCACACCGACGTCGCCTACCGGCTGCTCGTGCAGCGCTCGTTCCCCAGCTGGGGCTACCAGATCGACAAGGGCGCCACCACGATGTGGGAGCGCTGGGACTCCATCCGGCCCGACGGCAGCTTCCAGGACGCCGGCATGAACTCCTTCAACCACTACGCCTACGGCTCGGTGGGCGAGTGGATGTACGCCAACATCGCCGGTATCGCGGCGGGCGGGCCCGGCTACCGGGAGATCGTGGTCCGGCCGCGGCCGGGCGGAGGTGTGACCTCGGCCCGCGCGACGTTCGCCTCGGTCCACGGTCCCGTCTCCACGCAGTGGCGGCAGCGGTCCGACGGGTTCACCCTGACCTGCTCCGTGCCTCCCAACACGACCGCCGAGGTGTGGATCCCGGCGGACGCCCCCGCCGCGGTCACCCACACCACCGCGGCGTTCCTGCGCAGCG